A portion of the Francisella uliginis genome contains these proteins:
- the pdxT gene encoding pyridoxal 5'-phosphate synthase glutaminase subunit PdxT, translating to MSEKVGVLAIQGAYVKHTDMLKSLGVDVKLVKSNNDFDDIDRLVIPGGESTTLLNVLAKHSLFDKLYDFSSKNPVFGTCAGSIILSKGQDYLSLIDLTVERNAYGRQLDSFVTDLDFNDKIVSGVFIRAPKFVAVGDGVDILSNYNQSPVLVRQGNILVSSFHPELTNDFSIHQYFLNM from the coding sequence ATGTCAGAGAAAGTAGGCGTTTTAGCAATCCAAGGGGCTTATGTAAAGCATACAGATATGCTTAAGTCTTTGGGGGTGGATGTGAAATTAGTAAAATCTAATAATGATTTTGACGATATTGATAGGCTTGTTATACCAGGTGGAGAGAGTACTACACTTTTAAATGTACTAGCTAAACACTCACTATTTGATAAACTATATGATTTCAGTAGCAAAAATCCTGTGTTTGGTACGTGCGCTGGAAGTATTATTTTATCGAAAGGACAAGACTATCTTAGTTTGATTGATTTAACTGTTGAGCGTAATGCTTATGGCAGACAGCTAGATAGTTTTGTTACAGATCTTGATTTTAATGATAAAATCGTATCAGGAGTGTTTATTAGAGCTCCTAAGTTTGTAGCTGTTGGAGATGGTGTGGATATCTTATCTAATTATAATCAATCGCCAGTTTTAGTTAGACAGGGAAATATTCTGGTTAGCAGCTTTCATCCGGAGCTAACAAATGATTTTTCAATTCATCAGTACTTCTTAAATATGTAA
- the mutM gene encoding bifunctional DNA-formamidopyrimidine glycosylase/DNA-(apurinic or apyrimidinic site) lyase, with product MPELPEVETVKRGLNKNIINKKIIDIEINTDKLRYPIQKDLFLNIKDKVINDIQRRGKHLIVTLAEDLQLIIHLGMSGVIKVKETNTYSKVKHDHIILRLSDNTSLIYNDPRKFGYWLINTNHSPLEHKVLASHGVEPLTDDFNSKYLLAKLSKTSRKIKQTIMDNSIVVGVGNIYASEALFDSNILPTRASNTITKKEANKLVESIKKILQKAIAEGGTTLKDYKNTEGKPGYFTQQLNVYGRVNQECYTCNTKIQSLVIGQRNTFYCKKCQK from the coding sequence ATGCCAGAACTTCCTGAAGTAGAAACTGTAAAAAGAGGCTTAAACAAAAATATTATTAATAAAAAGATCATAGATATAGAGATAAATACAGATAAACTGCGCTACCCTATACAAAAAGATCTATTTTTAAATATCAAAGATAAAGTAATAAATGACATTCAAAGAAGAGGAAAACACCTTATTGTAACATTAGCAGAAGATTTACAACTAATAATACACTTAGGAATGTCTGGGGTAATCAAAGTTAAAGAAACCAATACATATAGCAAAGTCAAACATGATCATATAATTTTACGACTTTCAGACAACACTAGCCTGATTTATAACGATCCACGTAAATTTGGTTACTGGCTAATTAATACTAATCACTCACCTCTTGAACATAAGGTTTTAGCTTCTCATGGTGTTGAACCCCTAACAGATGATTTCAATTCTAAATATTTACTTGCGAAACTTTCAAAAACATCTAGAAAGATTAAACAAACAATTATGGATAACTCCATAGTAGTTGGTGTTGGCAATATCTATGCCAGTGAAGCACTTTTTGATAGTAATATATTACCTACTAGAGCATCTAATACCATTACTAAAAAGGAAGCTAATAAACTTGTAGAATCGATAAAAAAGATATTACAAAAAGCTATAGCAGAGGGTGGTACTACTCTTAAAGACTATAAAAACACTGAAGGAAAACCAGGCTACTTCACTCAACAACTTAATGTCTACGGTAGAGTAAACCAAGAATGTTATACCTGTAATACAAAAATTCAAAGTTTAGTTATTGGCCAAAGAAATACTTTTTACTGTAAAAAATGCCAAAAATAA
- the pdxS gene encoding pyridoxal 5'-phosphate synthase lyase subunit PdxS: MSEISLKIGLAEMLKGGVIMDVVNAQQAEIAQEAGAVAVMALERVPADIRKDGGIARMSDPKLIKEIMSVVSIPVMAKARIGHFVEAQILESLGVDFIDESEVLSPADEINHIDKQRFKVPFVCGCTNLGEALRRIGEGAALIRTKGEAGTGNIVEAVRQLRQVTRDINYIKNADPMELMSIAKNMQAPYELVRYVHREGKLPVPNFSAGGVATPADAALMMQLGAESVFVGSGIFKSADPLKRAKAIVSAVTYYDDPKLLAEVSTDLGEPMTGINCDFEKFSERGW; this comes from the coding sequence ATGTCTGAAATTAGCTTGAAAATAGGCTTGGCAGAGATGTTGAAAGGTGGAGTTATAATGGATGTTGTGAATGCACAACAAGCTGAAATAGCTCAAGAAGCTGGAGCGGTAGCTGTAATGGCTCTTGAGAGAGTGCCTGCAGATATCAGAAAGGATGGTGGTATAGCTAGAATGTCTGATCCTAAACTTATTAAAGAAATAATGTCTGTAGTTTCTATACCTGTGATGGCAAAAGCAAGAATTGGACATTTTGTTGAAGCTCAAATCTTAGAATCTCTAGGTGTTGATTTTATTGATGAAAGTGAAGTTTTAAGTCCAGCAGATGAAATAAATCATATCGATAAGCAGAGATTTAAAGTACCATTTGTCTGTGGCTGTACAAATCTTGGCGAAGCTCTAAGAAGAATAGGTGAAGGAGCTGCTCTTATTAGAACAAAAGGTGAGGCTGGTACAGGAAATATTGTTGAAGCTGTAAGACAGCTAAGACAAGTAACTAGAGATATAAATTATATTAAAAATGCTGATCCCATGGAGTTGATGTCTATCGCGAAAAATATGCAAGCACCATATGAGCTTGTTAGGTATGTTCATAGAGAAGGTAAATTGCCTGTACCAAACTTCTCAGCTGGTGGTGTTGCTACTCCTGCAGATGCGGCATTAATGATGCAGTTAGGAGCAGAGTCAGTTTTTGTAGGGTCAGGAATATTTAAATCAGCAGATCCTCTTAAAAGAGCGAAAGCTATAGTTAGTGCGGTTACTTATTATGATGATCCTAAATTACTTGCTGAGGTTTCAACAGATCTTGGTGAACCTATGACTGGCATTAATTGTGATTTTGAAAAATTCTCAGAAAGAGGATGGTAA